A window from Vigna angularis cultivar LongXiaoDou No.4 chromosome 7, ASM1680809v1, whole genome shotgun sequence encodes these proteins:
- the LOC108336923 gene encoding uncharacterized protein LOC108336923 — protein MVKTRGEEAYQAYEDDVQEEAYEGDVQEEAFEAPDHDDDEDEHADVGDIEEDIGGFPGGPRDASLLTHYVQHVAYDISQGRDRGDMLKLILHGKKVNKLGPCAEGIQHIVLNSSLMPLIEICYDYLDKGLVLGFIER, from the exons ATGGTAAAAACACGCGGT GAGGAGGCATATCAGGCCTATGAGGATGATGTTCAGGAGGAGGCCTATGAGGGTGATGTTCAGGAGGAGGCATTTGAAGCCCCTGACCacgatgatgatgaggatgagcATGCGGATGTTGGTGACATAGAAGAGGATATCGGTGGATTTCCTGGAGGTCCACGTGATGCTTCATTGCTGACGCATTATGTTCAGCATGTTGCTTATGATATTTCGCAAGGCCGA GATCGAGGGGACATGCTCAAGTTGATCTTGCACggtaaaaaagttaataagTTAGGACCGTGCGCCGAGGGAATTCAACACATTGTGTTGAATTCCTCTTTGATGCCTCTCATAGAGATTTGCTATGATTATCTTGATAAGGGCTTGGTGCTTGGTTTCATAGAGAGATGA
- the LOC108336924 gene encoding protein MAIN-LIKE 1, with protein MSITLDNVSTLLHLPVMGQLCDLEELEFEEARSTLVDLLGVDGGTAGVEMEEARGPKVRLSWLRDIYGQRDVHACDRYAWGIAALTHLYEQLGDASMASTRQMTRYLTLFQSWIYEHFPSMGRRRLVSSYDDSTPRAARWQSPRQSSTLAEIRSQLDGLTYSGVVWHPYEGHRGIRPLFSICMYSCR; from the exons ATGTCGATCACTCTTGACAATGTGTCGACTTTACTTCACCTCCCGGTGATGGGTCAGTTATGTGATTTGGAGGAGCTAGAGTTTGAGGAGGCTCGTTCAACTCTTGTGGACCTGCTTGGCGTTGATGGTGGCACAGCTGGTGTTGAGATGGAGGAGGCACGTGGTCCGAAAGTCAGACTGAGCTGGTTGAGAGATATATATGGTCAAAG AGATGTACACGCGTGTGACAGATATGCTTGGGGCATTGCTGCGCTCACCCATTTGTACGAGCAACTCGGGGATGCGAGTATGGCTTCCACGAGACAGATGACTAGATATCTGACTCTGTTTCAG AGTTGGATATACGAGCATTTCCCTAGCATGGGTAGGAGGCGGTTGGTGTCATCTTATGATGATAGCACACCACGTGCTGCTAGGTGGCAGAGCCCTAGGCAAAGTTCCACTCTTGCAGAGATTCGGTCGCAGTTGGATGGCCTTACATACAGTGGAGTTGTATGGCACCCGTATGAGGGACATCGGGGCATTCGTCCATTGTTCAGCATATGCATGTATTCTTGCAGATGA